AGGAAAGTTGTACATAGGGAAAGGATCAAGAGGGGAGGCAGCAGAAACgaggctagctgattagcatgctaacttcagtcgACATCTCTGCAGCCAAATGCATAGCCGTCTCTGACGTCACATCAAAATAgctatttattcacattttgtttagcaaatttttctgttttaaaagaaaattcttCGATATTGCACATTTATTATATTGCCTTCAGAGAATGTTCCACCAATTTTTTGTCCCAAATGGTTTGattttgaataaaaatgctCCTGGAAATTGTTTATCTGCATGTTCTTAAAAATATGGATAATGATAAACGACCATTATGGACATTTAGAAAATGACTTTTGGGGATAATATTGTGCTTTTGGTTCTGGGCAGTTTAAACTCAACATGTTGCCGTAAAAGTCACAACAGTTAAATATACAGTTGTGATATATTAGTTGAGTGTTGGTTAATTACTTCTGCAGATGTTCGTACTGTAGTTATTGAacatttttccagtttttgcaaGAATGTTTCACCCGAGTCATTTTCCAATTAACTTTTGTCAGACTCAAAGATTTCACGCAGACTTCTACATCTATAAGTGCTTCATTGATTTCAATATGTTGACACTGTTAATCTAATAATCTGCCTTGCTGGTTGAGGCGATAACAACCCACGACATCTCAGTTTCAGAACAATACAATATTTTGTAATTTCAAGGTTTAACTCCAAAGAGATTCCTCAACATAAACAGGCGAGGCTCCACAGCGGCTCCGCAGAGCgagaggagagagcaggaaTGAGTCCCAACATGCAGGAAAAGAATTATAGGCAGTGGAGAGAATTCATGACCACGATCCAACACCTCACCCTGCCACTCCCTGCTCCTCCCCAAATAATTGCCTCTTGCCCTACCTCTACTCCCCCCTTAGCATCTACCTTCTGCTCTTTGCCTCACTTTCTCTCATTCTTGCTGTCAAACTTCTTCTAtcctttttcatttcttatGAAACGTATGCTGGTGGGAGGACATCATTAAGACTTGTTTATGTGATGCCTGTCCTGGTTTACTGGAAGCTCACACTCCTTCagccacacacaacacacacacgccctaCCCTGACAACCAACTGCACTGCTTCAGCAAATAACCTAAGAATGTGCTCTACAGTACAATATATCAGGACGTCTTTCTTTAGGGCTTTAAATTCCGATTTTGTCCCTCAGGGTCAATAAAAAGTGTTCAtgcaatcatcatcatcatcattgtcatttATATTGCATTAGATCAGATTATTATATGTGAATCATTTCCTGGCTGAACATGACCAGACTACTGATAAGCAGACCCACCTTATTCGTATGAACCTTCCTGCCCCACCCACAAACTGGCACTGGCATgagcacagcaacacacacacacacacacacccacacacacacacacacagacgctcaACAGTACATTGGCAGgaagtgaaaacacacccagTGGGCCGGAATCCAatttctcctcctgtttttgtCCGCACATCCTTCACTTCGGCGCGCTCTCCTCAGTCGCAGTGGCGTTAAGAAGTatcattaagaaaaaaacatctaattTTAAAGTGATCCATGGACGAACAGACTCATTAGAGACTTCGTAACGTTGACAGAAAGAAGCTTTTTAATCACTCACATGCTGCACACTGCAATCCAAACTTAACAAACCTGTCATTTGTGCTCTAATCACAGTGAGAAGTCATGAGAGAAAAGAGATTCATGCAGGTTTTAATTAGATGAAGTCAATAGAGAAAGATCCCCGTGTGATATTTGGCCTCTCAATTTCTTTATTAAATCAACCTGTAGACAAACGATAGCACTCGAGGGTGTTGCTATGTCTGGAATTTACAAAACCCACAAGCAGCACTTTCATCCAGATTTCTGACTTGAGCGCGCTCAATCAATCTTTTGTACTTTGGAAACTAAGTCTGATGATTCTCTGAAATCCCCCTCTGTCAGGGAAATCACTtgatataataatatttattgATACAATGATGAATGAAAGTGAGCATGTGAGTAGATTTCCCATGGCAATTCATTAGTGACACCTAATTGTGATTAATCTAACACTGCTGACTTCAACATAATAAGACCGGCTGACACAAACTAAGAGTTTATGCTCAttttttttgggtcttttgagtgtttaaatgtacaaatgaGAGGCCTGTGCTGGCTGCAACATGTTCCAAGTACAATTTACTAAAGTGCGTACTGCTATCTACTGGCTATACTTGGCTATGACTACAACTCGCCCTCCTATAAGATTTTCACAAACAGTAGTGATGCAATATCTCTAATCTAGGGTGCACAATATCTCTTGATCACGAGCTACTGAGCTAAGCTAAGGACACTGAGGTCACGTCCTCTGTGACATTTCTGGGATTCTGGGAGGTTTAAATGAAtcagaaaatgagaaaagtTTCTGTAAAACACTAACTGAGACGTTTACGTTGCAGTTTACAGAAGACTTCGAAACGGCATTTAGACGATGGCgatgtaaaaatgaatattaGACAAAATATTTGGAACAGTTAAATGAATACACACAATATATTTATGGTAAaagttttgtgattttattaaacagtcgagacattttacagtgtttggCTGGTGGCAAGTCTAAGGCTAAGAGCCTGCTCGTGCTTCTCCTATTCAACATTAACAAATCTGTcttaactgtaaaaaaaaaaaatcacttaagTCGCATGGGCTCTGTTGAACTATCAGACTGGCATAGAGGATTGCACAaatctttcttttaaaaataaagcttAGCTACACTTGTCAGTTGCTAAAGTGCTAAGAAAAGAACTCTTTACACTAACAATGTAAACACGGAGACCCGCATATATCTCAACTTTAGGAAGATGAGCCAGCAGCCACTTTTTCTCTGTATATGCTTCAGTCAagagtggaagaaaaaaaaaaaccttagtCACAGCTGACTAAGGTCAACAGGTAGATAATGTATGTGTAATCCCCACTTaataatttaaagtaaaaataaagttaaattcCTTTTGTGCACTTTAAAGCTAGACAAGGCACACTCCTGTAAAATGTGACCACCGTTCAGGTTCCTGGTTGACATTAAGAGTTTTCTAACAGTCGATGTCACACGTTGCTCTCTTCTGGCAGTGAAGTGAGAATTTCCACTCCGTCAGAGGTGATGACGACCGTGTGTTCAAACTGAGCTGACCTGCATGAATGtcagttaaaataaaacacaatgcaTGTCAAGGATTATGAAGGAATAATTCAATATTTCCAGGGGCCACATatgcaagggaaaaaaaagggttttgcTACAATAACAGCTACAAACACAAAGCTAGGATATTTTTGGTCGTCCTCCACCTACCTTTTATCATCTGCAGACACTGCGGTCCACTTGTCCTTCAGTATTTTAAACTCTACAGACCCCTCCATCAGTATGGGCTCTACAAATCAACAGACAATATCAGCCCCATGCTCGAAACACTGATATCTTCAAGCGCATGTAAAAATTGTAAAAGGGTAACTAACCTATTGTGAAAGACATCCCCTCGTCCATGGTCATGTCATTGTCATTAGCtacaaataaagagaaaaagagtTCTGTTGTTAACAATAAAAAAGGCCTGTTGGCATCATGGGCATGTTTTTAATATCCTTgtctcataaaataaaaataacccTAACATGAGTATTACAGAAGCCCACAGcggcaaatcagaaaaacaaTCTGGTGATCCAGCCATgattaaaatacaatttcagCCAAAAGAAATCTGTGAATAATGTTACataacatgctaacacacaaTATATGtaccatgaaaagaaaatatgtatgCTTTTATTCCTATCTAGAACATTGGGTAGTGTTGAATAAAGCCTCTTGTGGCCAAAATGAGTATTACAATAACAAATAATTAGAAAAATGAGTGTCTGCAAAAAATTATCCAggcaaaacctttttttcagcCTTTCTTGAGCACGGcagagaaaacaattaaaatcaaACTTCAAAAATGAATCACCAGATTTTTTTCGCTTCTCGCTTGCCGCTCAGGGAACCCTGAACATCAAGtataaatgcacacaaacacacggagACATAAAAGTAGGTTCTAGTGTTGAACTCTTGGTCTCACGCAGGTGTTTACCACATCATTCGAGCACAGACACAAACCTACCGTGGTGCCAGATCTCAGGGTAGCAGTGAAAGTAGGAGCCTATTCCGTGTCCAATGAAATAAGGGCACACTTTGAAGCCACTGGCATGGGCTATTTCACTGCCAACAGGACACAAAAGATATTATTTAGAAAAAGGTGTTAACTATATGGCATGTGTATGCATTCATTGTGTGTGTACCTGATAGTATTTCCTATAACACTCAGCTGTGCACCCGGCTTGCAGGCAGCGATGGCCTCGTCTCTGCAACGCCTGGCGGTTTCCACCAACCGCCGCCCAACCTCATCCACCTCGCCAATCAAGAAGGTTTCTGAGGTGTCACCATGGTAACCGTCCAAATACACCTATGATGGACAGGCAGAGGTCGGTTATGAGAGCGGCGTTGCTCCGACTGAACACATTTGCAgaaatatctttgggtttgtTTGACTGCGTCTGTTAAGGCATCGACTCACAGTGACGTCAACGTTGATGATATCTCCGTCTAGAAGCTGGCGACTGCGGGACGAAAAAAGTAATGATTCCCTTATATTCATAagattatttaatgtttttactaTAATACATTATAGTACAATTCATTGTGGACGTCCTCATGGCACCCCACCTTTGAAATATACATTATATGTCTACATGTTGTACATTTATTGAAGAACAAGAAACACTATCCAATATGAGCTCTGAaatgacagagacacagatttCCATACTTCATAATTCAAAATATCCATAAAAAGTGCTATACTTAAAGATTTTAAATCACAACCATTAATCTAAATGTTATTAAAGGTGATTAACTTCTAAgctaaaaaataattttctcaTTGACATAGTTTATTTTCCCTCTGGTagcatctaaaaaaaaagacatgttgCACTTCCCACTGTGAAAACTAGGTGTCACTATATGTATAGATTTCTTGAGTTTGTACCAAGCCCAGCATCTCACCTCTCATCAGGAGTGATATTCTCTAAGTGTGATCTAAGTGCTGTGAATCGAAGTCCTGCCTGTTTACCTGTCAGGTATGCCATGACAGACCACGTTGTTCACAGATGTACAGACTGACTTGGGGAATCCTCCGTATCTGAGAGGGGATGGGTAGGCGTTGTGCTTGATTGTCTCCTGGTGCACGATGAAGTCTATTTCATCTGTTGTCATACCAACCTGGAAGAGACAGAGGTCATATAATTGTAGCGTTGTCTTTTCACAATATAGAAACACACATATTACTTGTTGTGAGTAGGTGATTACCTTCAGATTGCTTCCAGCTAGTAGAAGAACATGTCTGGCCAGCTGACATGCTCTGGCAAGGCCTTCGATCTGCTCTTGACCTTTGATCTCTATGTAGTCGGGCCATTCTGGCACCAGTCTGGTGTCTACATAGTCAGGCCGCACAATGTGCTACAGTCAGgggaaagaggagagacaggataCAGAAGGTGGCTCATATTGTTGTCCCAAGGAGTTAGAGACCAAACTGCAATAAAAATCATGCTGTGAAGGAGCTGACTTCCACAATAAAAGAATGTAAAACCTAAAACTACAAGTAATCAGTGATGTAACTTCTATTTTTCTATATCCAATGAGAATACTTCTCAGGGAATACAAGGCTCTGTACCTTGGGTACTGCATAGGCAGGCCTGACAGTAGCCGGGCGAACTACGTTGTGAGAACTTTTCCATTTCCTCCAAAAGAAGCGACGATGCTGCTGACACAGGAGGGCTGTGGGGGGTCCGAAGTTCCTTAGACAACAAAGTCTCTGCAGGATAACACCCAGTcctgaaggaaaagaaagcaaCATTGATAACTGTTAAGCAATCACTATTTCCATTCAGGTACAGATCTGTGTGACTCGGGCAGAAATGTTTACAGATcatgttttaaaggttttattcacattaagGTTAATAAAGTCTGATAATGGATTTTGGGGCCGATACCCATATAAGGCTGAACAAGTATTCTAAATAACTATATATTAGCTGATGTTCTTCTATACACAGTATATTTACATAAACAGACAACCTTTGCAATGATCCaacaaatatgtttattaaataGCTGTGACAGAGACACGCAGGATATTTCACAGCTCAACAATAAACTTAGAGAGGGGATGGGTAACATTGGACTAAGAGTAATccaattaaaaatatttattagtTTCTCATAATATATAAGACTTTGAGCCTTTGTCTGCCTGTTCATCACTATGTCCAAGGCCATCCGTACAGTTAAAAAGATCTAGGCTATTGTATTGTTCTTTATAGGTTATTTGGGCATTTTGATGAAAGTAACTAGACAAGTAgtttaataattaatatattATTCTCCACAGACATTGATATTGTAAGGTAGTACATTACTTTAAATTGAAGGGAACTGGTTATATCCAATATactgcattttgaaagtaacttgcACAACAATAATGGTGTTGTGATTCACTACAATTCTAGTTTAGTGCATCAACTGACCGTTTAGCTTCAGCACAACTCGCTAAAGCTGATAACACACTGactgagtgtttgtttgtctgtccatCAACACCTGATCCACTCCAGTAATGAAGTCAATTAGACTCGTCACTGCTGGATGTGAATTAAGTCTATAAACGAGCCCAGCTTCGCTTGACATTACAACAAAGTTAGCTGTTAGGTAAGGCTAAGTAGCAAGCTAACACCAGCTAGCAAACACGGCACCACTCTACAAACAAACTGTCACGTcgtattttaatgtgtttgttgaaCGAGTCGTGTATTTCGTCCGTTACTAGAGCCGGCAGGTATAGAAGTCGTCAGTGCCCCGCAGCTCCTCTGTTCCCGGACAGTGTCTGAGCTCAGTACCTGATCTTGTAGCGCGTCCTGCAGCACAGGGGGCcgccatgttttttttgctggtgGTCACGTGGTGCGCGAGTCACGTGACGcacgaaaacaaaacaaaacaaaacaaaaaatattttatggagaaaaactaagaaaaaaaaaatattttgggcATCGTTGATGAAAAAGACTGGCAGATTTTAGAGATCTAAcagatgaaacaaataaatgaaataaaaaataaacaatgaaaacagtatggtatggttttttttttcgcacTAACATTTTAATAGATGATAGAATATCTCCCTACAAAGGTGCtaaatgtctttcttttcttgtttattattgttttcaaACATCCCATCccatacatgaatatattaaaGCGATGCCTAAACGTCTTGTTACATGGGTGGaatgtttttattagttttagtataagaattttttgtttttcatgaatattttaaagaaaagttgCCATTTTTTGTGAATACactggcgttttttttttcaatagcttccaggtcatttGAGCCATTGACTCAAAATCAATGCCAAAATGTCTTGTTATACTGGTAGATTGAGAGACACCTGTTTCTATTGGATTTTACATGAATTTCTATTTTTGATTAACATCACCATCACCAAAAAAATCCcaatttttttatgaaaacacTGGCtgtttttctcaatagcttccaggtcatttGAGCCATTGTTCAATTTAAcgataaacaataataatggtgcaaaataaacaatataataaaaggTTAGAAAGAGAAATAGACTCATATATGAATAATATGTAAAATagaaacagtgtggcagtgtattTTTAgcaattaataataaatatgggtatgaAAACATCCCAGTTAGTTATCTAACCAAAATGAGAAATGTGAGTTATGTGTAGAGTTtgtattgcacagtgcacaAGTGAGttctactgggagcagtgctggttgtaaagtctgacagcagcaagaaggaaggacctgcgatacctcttcTTCACACACTTTGGTTGCTCATGCTGAAGCGGTACTCCACAATCCTGCACAGCTGGTCTGTACTGGAATTGAGGAGCCTGGGGCTGATCCCTTCTGGACACGTAGCCTTGTTTgccttcatcttcctcagcTTGTGTCTTACCTGGATTGTGGAGAGAGGCAGATTGGAGCAGGGGTGCTGAATGTCTGGTTGCGGAGATGGTGGAATGTCAGGGGGGTCAAGCGGGGAGTGTCTGCAAGTGGAATGCAGTGAAAAGGTAGGTATAGGTGTTAATGGGGCAGTAAACGGGGGGGTAGAAGAGGTGGTGGGGGCCAGCAGAGATGACCGGGCTGGGGGAGGGGTGGTTGTCTGGTCAGACCTATTGAGGAATAAGTTTTGATCGTTTACTTACGTCTGATCCCCGGCAGCTGAGGTTTCCTCTGCCCTGAGATGGTTTTAAGGGTTTTCTAGACTCCACTGACgttgctctgctgcagctggttctCCATCTTTCTCCTGTAGCTGTTCTTCTCCTCTCGGATCTTCTTCCTTTGCTCCTTCTGCACAGCATTCAGCTCCTCCCTGTTGCCTGACCTAAAGGCCTGACCTGAAACTGAGTAAGAGCTCCCCGGAAAGAATGTCTGTCCAATATTCAACCCAAAACTAACTTCACCTCAGTCTTGTCACCCTCCTGCAACGCAGTAaagagttccctccccagacatcTTAACAAGCATTCACATGTGGGCTCAACTAGCTGTAAAATCCCACAAGAAGGAAAGTTGGGTCAACAACCAACAATTGGCCCTAACAACTCtaaaactcagagctcacatgtgtccttaCCGATTCTGTATGGACATTCCTACAGGGTTTAAAGCCTGTGTCTTCCCTCCAGTTAGTTAAAACTGAAGAAGcttgagaggtgaaacatcttcaagaaactttTAAGCCTGATGCAGGTGAAGGAATTTTAACCCCAGCCCTCTGAAACCATAAATACCACTGAACACAAATAGGACATTATCTCAAACTGCAATAGTTAAACAAATGTACACAACACAGGCCATCGCTGGTGCTGTGCTGTAGTGCAGGTAGTGGCGGGGCTGTAATAGGTCACTGCCTTATCAGTGACAACAAACACTGGTGGCATCTCATATAGACACCTCACCAAGGTCAGTGAGATAAGCTATTGCCCCTTTCAACagacaaaaagggaaaacatttcccagcacaaaaataaacaattgtaACACCTACTGGACGTACTGGTTGGAACAAAGCCAGTATAGATTGAGAGACAGAGctcagataaataaaaaaaaggagtgtCAGTTGACAAAAAAAAGCCCTGACATGTTGACTTGTTGTAATGGCGAAACCACATATACagctaataacattaataacagtTTTTAAAGTGCCACAAAAAGCCACGCAAGTGAGTGTGACAGTGAGCTTTCGTGAACAATAAAAGGATgctgaaacagcagcagcaaaataaaatttgaaaagaaataaaattcCATTTTTAACCGTATTACTGACACCTGCACTTTTTAACCATCACATGGAAAAGGGCttttacacattaatgtgtaATAACCATAACAGATGTtttagggctgggcaatataaaGATATCATATCTAATCGTGATATGAAACTATAaattgtcttgtgtcttgttttatgGTTACTGTAttaaagtgatgtaattttctgaacttaccagactgttctacttgttctaatacttgtgTTTACCCACTCAGTCATTATATTATATCTTCTTCATTGATGTTTATTTATCAACAAAGtaattttgttaatattttgtgaaagaacCAATTGTCACCAATGTTGTCGCAACAGAGACGGGATCTTCAGTTTCCCAGTTGTAGCATTAATGAACCTCTTTTGAGGAGATTATCGAGaaaatatcgagatatataTAGTATATCGAGATATAGCATAGAAATATCACTATATAATTTTCAGGCCACATTGCTTAGCCCGAAGTTTGTATTGTACTATAATGATTGATCCTGGCTCATTTATTTGTCCAAGCAAAGGAATGGTTGCTTAACTCGGACTTTACTCTAATTGGCTTGTGGAAGAATGTCATCTAAACGCCCATGCAGTGTCTATTTCTGGAATTCTGTTTCGATTGAATGTGCACTTTTACTTCAGTCcatgttttcagtttcaactgCCCCTTGTTTTCGATGCCTAGAGCGAATCTTAGTAGGATTAAAGTAAACATGTCCTGACGCGTctgtggaatgtaactaagtcaGTTTTACTCAAGCACTAAATGAGTATTTCTATGTCTATACCAATTTACACTATTAAGTCTTAAACTGAAGGattaaattgcctctttttatGAGTTGAGAGGATTATCCTACTTCTTAGGCGAGATtaactattttaaaaacatcttgGATCCACTGGAAAATGCTTCTTCACACAGCTGGAGTATGAAAAGTAGTTAGAATAAGCACAACTTTAAACATCTTCAGCCATAATATGCAGCCGACATATTATTGCAGCAGTAAAAACACAGTCAGGAGCCATTTTACTGCACAATGAGTATATTTACTATAACTACATCTAGCTTGTTGTGTCTCCAGACTTCTTTGGTGAGGGTGGTGAAAGCGGGTCATTGACTTTTGCAGTGTTGGCATAAAGTACAAGCACgctcaaacatttgttttactATTTCTGTTTCCACCACTCCTACTCATTTTGAGGCATGTCAGTTCTTGTTGATGTAATATACTGACAAACATGCTTTTCCTTCAAAGGTGGCTGTATACCAAGGAACCACAGTATCAAGTAAGAACAACATTAAAATAGataagtaaatacataaataatctCTTGCAATGCTGTCTGAGTTATGCTGGGCTTTAATAACAGTTAAATTGACCTGTTCTTgtgctatttttaaaatatttcataaaGTAAAGTCAAAGCAGTTGGCTCAAACTTAGTTCCGCCTCTGATGACgcagacagccaatcacagctcacGATGAATCAGTGGCAGTTGCGGTGGCCAATCAGACTCCAGGGGTGGCCCGCGGCAACCCCTCCCCCCTTTGGTTACGCCTCTGCATCTAGCAGATGATGTGGGCGATGgtgcaggacttttattttgtagaatag
The sequence above is drawn from the Sparus aurata chromosome 21, fSpaAur1.1, whole genome shotgun sequence genome and encodes:
- the metap1d gene encoding methionine aminopeptidase 1D, mitochondrial isoform X2, which gives rise to MEKFSQRSSPGYCQACLCSTQDTRLVPEWPDYIEIKGQEQIEGLARACQLARHVLLLAGSNLKVGMTTDEIDFIVHQETIKHNAYPSPLRYGGFPKSVCTSVNNVVCHGIPDSRQLLDGDIINVDVTVYLDGYHGDTSETFLIGEVDEVGRRLVETARRCRDEAIAACKPGAQLSVIGNTISEIAHASGFKVCPYFIGHGIGSYFHCYPEIWHHANDNDMTMDEGMSFTIEPILMEGSVEFKILKDKWTAVSADDKRSAQFEHTVVITSDGVEILTSLPEESNV
- the metap1d gene encoding methionine aminopeptidase 1D, mitochondrial isoform X1, with the protein product MAAPCAAGRATRSGLGVILQRLCCLRNFGPPTALLCQQHRRFFWRKWKSSHNVVRPATVRPAYAVPKHIVRPDYVDTRLVPEWPDYIEIKGQEQIEGLARACQLARHVLLLAGSNLKVGMTTDEIDFIVHQETIKHNAYPSPLRYGGFPKSVCTSVNNVVCHGIPDSRQLLDGDIINVDVTVYLDGYHGDTSETFLIGEVDEVGRRLVETARRCRDEAIAACKPGAQLSVIGNTISEIAHASGFKVCPYFIGHGIGSYFHCYPEIWHHANDNDMTMDEGMSFTIEPILMEGSVEFKILKDKWTAVSADDKRSAQFEHTVVITSDGVEILTSLPEESNV